Proteins co-encoded in one endosymbiont 'TC1' of Trimyema compressum genomic window:
- a CDS encoding amidohydrolase family protein, which yields MAVRIEGNTIVEVRFNSELNISGADKVIDATDKMIAPGFINGQNHMYGVLSHGITTEAIVTEFSSFLDDFWWPYVEDRVDHELVEKTARRLV from the coding sequence ATGGCCGTGCGTATTGAAGGGAACACCATTGTTGAGGTTAGGTTTAACAGTGAGTTGAATATTTCAGGCGCAGACAAAGTAATCGATGCAACAGACAAAATGATTGCCCCAGGTTTCATTAATGGACAAAATCACATGTATGGTGTTTTATCACACGGTATTACAACTGAGGCAATTGTAACAGAATTTTCTAGTTTCTTAGATGATTTCTGGTGGCCATATGTTGAGGATCGTGTTGACCATGAATTAGTGGAAAAAACAGCTAGACGGCTTGTATAG